From the Helianthus annuus cultivar XRQ/B chromosome 17, HanXRQr2.0-SUNRISE, whole genome shotgun sequence genome, the window aacgttcacgaacgcagtcgaacgaacgagacctgtgttcgtgtGCGTttgctaagctaaccgaacgaaatttttttgttcgtgttcgttcgataAGCTaatcaaacgaacataaacgaacttccggccgaacggttcacgaactgttcgctgaacgttcggtttgtttacagccctacttTCTACCTTAGAAAGAATAATACAATACCACATATTCACATTTTAGAATGCACATACAAACACCCCTAGTTCTTTTAATTGTTTGTTGGTCGGGGCTGTAATGTAATCTAACTAAAAAGATGTTCACAGAGGCTTTGTGCACACATATGAATTAATATACAAGTAAAAGAATAATAATATATCTTTATGAGTTCATCCCACTAGTATTTTCGGTGATCAAACAACATTTGATATTAAAAATAACTTTTTAATAACTTTTTAAGTTGAAAACCCCAAATTCTTTTACAAGATCAATCGACATCGTTCATTTTGGTTTTCTAATGAACAATCAACATTGTTCCTTTACCCTACATAAAGCAGATGCACTACAAGAAAGAGATATCTTGTGCGAGTGTTACATAAGATGATAGTGTGAGtcacacacacaaaaaaatacCTGAATAGAAACAATGGACAAGCCAACCCATTTGCACATGTCAAAATTCTCCTTAATAAAATTCTTGAACTCATTAAAGTTTCCACTTGGGTCTTTTGGGAAGTCCTGATatgattaaaaaaagaaaaaaccgaAAAATAAATAAACTTTTTTACGAACGAGTTTAACTGCCATTTCGTCCCtttggtttgtccaattatgcGGGTCCaggccaaatttcaaatttgttccatttttgtccctgacattcttgaaacatgccGAAAGGTAAAAACGTCATTTTCCATTTTTCTTTCATTTCCCCCTTTTTGAACCCCATTAAAATCCCACCCTTTTAAGAAAAAAGGAAAATGACGTTTTTATCCTTCATTAAACAGCAGGTTTTTGGACGGAATTgacatgtttcaagaatgtcagggatggaaatggtacaaatttgaaatgTAGTTTGGACTGacataattggacaaaccacagggacgacaatggcaattaactctttacgAACAAACGATTGTAAAGCTTTACGATTAATAAGTACCTCTTCCCAGTTGCGGTTCAGAAACACATCCATTGTAACTGCACCTTCCAGCATTAAGAGAAAAACAACAAACACCAAGTACTACATCCTTGTTAAGTCCCTCAAAAATTAAAGAATAAACGATATATCAAAAGTTGCTTAAAGCAAGGGACAGTTAAGTAATTTTACGTTCATCTCACTAAATGAAGGATACACAATAGAGGCAGCAACCATTAGCTGTCTCTGCTGCAATATGACCTGAACATGTGATCACACACAAGGTTACACCAAGCCCTAGCATTGTGTATATAAACCTGCACAGTTCAGAAGAAAAAAAATGAGGTTTAATTCCATTTTTAGAGAGTTTTAATGACAAAATTCAAAATAATGGAAATTGGAATTTGTGAATCACCAAACTCTTAAAAAGCGAATAAATCTAGCCACCAATCTGGAGACCCCATTAACAAAAGTTAATTACATAAATGCTAAGATTTAACAACCCTCACTTTTTGAAACCAATAATTACGTTAATGAACACCAAAAGTTGCATAACCACTTAAAATTCAATAATTCCAAAAATAGCTAAAATGATCAACGATCAtttaactttttataacaataaaaACCAACATGCTTTTTCATTTTTCTCGAAAAAGTCACTCAATCCAATTCTAATATACTAAGCCCCTAAACTTGTTTAAAGTACATGTATTCGTAAAATCTGTGAATGATATATTTCAGCTGCTAACACACGCGTTGAATAACTAGAGGATATCATATGCACTCATTTGTTAGCTTTATAAACAAATTTATACCAAAAACACTTATCCATATCAGCATTTTCACACAACGTAGACCCGGTAACAAAAATCCGGTTTAGCACTTTTATGTGCAAAATGAAAAGGTATGTAAGCTTTTTACATTACTTATATACCTCAAAAAAATGTCCATCAATCATATTTCACACAGCCAAAAATATCAAAACAAGTTAACTGATGAATATACAACAACATAATCGATATAACAGTAAAAACTAGCAGTGCCTGATGAACAGATCACTTACAACCAGCAACCACAACTCATCAATTTCGAATTAAAACCTTATATTCACATTCATATACATACAATTAAATATAGACAGACAGTATACCAAGGAGCAGGGTAGTCAGAATCCTCCATTTCACGGTTCCATGCTCTGATCATCCAAATTGCATACAGGATCATTGCGATTCCGAACATCGCGAGAAAAGAATTAACCAGTTTTAGCAGCGATTGAATGCAACTCCTCAGCATCCGAGACATTTTTTTATGAACTTGATCGATGATCAAGTCTGGGAAGAGGAGAAACTTGCGATTTGAGTGTTGTATGATGATTAGGAAGAGCAATTTGAATCCTGAACCCTAGAATTGTGATTAGGGTTAGGATTTTGGGGGTGATTGATGTGAAGTTGAAGTGGATAAATTATTAATGAGTTGTAGGTTGAATTTGTCAAATTCACGAGGAAATTTAGACCTAATCACGGCTTCTAAGATTTAATTGGTTTTAGATTAATTAATgacttattttttttaactacCATTTTCGTTTTTTTAAAGGAGAAATTCATTAAAACAAGCCCAAAAACGAAAACCGAACCAGGCAACAACAAAAACaactacataattacaaatttacaccaatccaaCCAAGAGATTGGATTACCCTTAACTCTATGTTTATACCACATAAATCCCAAAGATTTGACTTCGCCGAACACTTGATCCACCTTGATCTGAGAAGCCGAGAAAACAGCCTTGTTACGAGCCATCCACAGGCACCGACACGACACGAAAATGATGCCTTGCCCAATATATCTCTCACCAGCTTTGATTTGCCCCGAGTTGTGGATCTCCAGCAGGTCTTTGAACGAGAAAGCGAAAATCGGAGGGATCCGGCACCACCGACTGACCTTCTGCCACAAGACTCCGGAAATGATACACGACGTAAAGAGATGCTCCACAGTCTCTTCCTCGGACTTGCAAAGGGGCCATAAACCGTCGCCAACTTCAACGCCCCTTCTTCTTAACGCATCCGCGGTGGGAATTCTATTTTTTTCCGCTCTCCAAACAAACACATTGCATTTAGTAAGGACCCACTTACACCAGTCCAAGATGTACCTGTGGCTGACCTTCGCGGCACCCAACAGGACTCTCTTCACGGAGTTAACAGAGAAGTATCCCGACAGCTCCCCCAACCAATTCCACTCATCGCTTTTGTTGCTCAAGGAAACCGATTCAAGAGACTCGATTAAAACAGATAACTCCCTTCTTTCATCTTCTAGATATggattgtgacaaccctcaaaattccatgtattccgtacaatttattaatgataattaaagtgcttgacgactgtgtggaattacttaactgctctctgattattgtgttatacttacatgtacttgttaacatactaatagtgtacagaaaagtcattaaatagtccgttatgctttcctgagtgttgaaaattcaaaacgttacaaaaatatatatgtatgacactttacggattaattaagcactttaacggaacagtatcaaaccgaacaatcggacattacccagaacactaaaatattaccagagacattgttttaatttttctgaattagttatggtccccgaatatCATAACACACACTacataaatatctagtaactaatacCCTAACCAATACACTTAGATTTCAACTATGATTAAACTAACTAGTTACAACCTACATCTAGACCCCCCCCCACCTATGACCGTCCAACATGGTGGCCCCACCatatattttatttgattattatatagGATCATGTTCCCCCATCTATGACACTTTACACAATGGATGAAAACATGAAATGGTTATAAGAGTAGTCTTGTGAGCATAAGCCTCATTTCACCATCCACACATTCAACACCACTTCTCTCCCTTCTCTTTCTTCCTTTGTTTCGATagccaacaaccaccaccataccaccaccctcACATCATCTTTCAAGCAATCTACACTCACccaaaggtgcaagaggtcctacaacgaagctcggtgcgttcggaagtggaaggaccttctccattcgctattaaccaccacatttcttcacgcGAACTTtcctagtcttgaactagtggtaagaacttagatccgttcatttttcatgttattagagtggttaatagttatttgATAATGAGAATCCATGAACACTAAAGAATCATGAACAAAGTCTTGCACATAAACTAACTTTGTAATGAAATATTGTTGAAATATAATGAAGTGATGATAATATGAAGTTGTCTTGATTATGTTACTGATTTACTTGCTGATCTACttgtaatattgatgtttgatgttgttgtgatcactaaacatgttaacggaatcaatcgaacacaagttagAAAATCAGAAGTTGAAACAGTAGGTTGTTTGGtaattacagccaacttcagttggctgtaataGAACTGTAACTTaatgaaaaatgtattttctaaagtctagatttatgtcttatgaaatacggttctaatggcaccagaatcgtaaattttggacttcgtttactatttttaaagtatcattttgtaacagcagctagagctgcatttttactgctgaaaatatgcattctgttttctgtcataacttgagttctgtgtagaGTTGGATCATGAAACTGGTACtatagatggacactgatgtcatattaattgtcccactggaatttcgtcaatccgagttacaatgaatttttaatgaattattccatggactgcagtcagaaaaagataaatctgagtgcagtccggaaaatgatttttaataaaatattggtgatgaattaaATCCCAAGATTTTtatacaataatatttggatcgtttagcaccttctataaaaagttgggaatttttgaaataagataactattttattaaaatgctcgaaaacagcccagtttcggatatttaagttaaaatgacataagtagtaatttgcgtgtctaaatgtcaagtatgttatccgtgaatgatctaacatgttatgtgtcgataaaagtgttatgtgcaatttcgtatgtttatttgtgaatgggaatagaGGGGGAGTTTACATGGGCAaaaaccgttaaagtaatgcatgttatgtgatagatacgtgtaggaactttgtgctctatttgaaaaccactaaatgactaactggtaatcatattaggatgtgattgaccgaccttgactgttagctatatttgagaatctaaccgagcaa encodes:
- the LOC110921709 gene encoding tetraspanin-19 encodes the protein MSRMLRSCIQSLLKLVNSFLAMFGIAMILYAIWMIRAWNREMEDSDYPAPWFIYTMLGLGVTLCVITCSGHIAAETANGCCLYCYLVFVVFLLMLEGAVTMDVFLNRNWEEDFPKDPSGNFNEFKNFIKENFDMCKWVGLSIVSIQGLCTVLALILKGLGPHQQRHYDSDDDYTLEEVPLLRNYVVGAPVYGTR